From Acinetobacter suaedae, one genomic window encodes:
- a CDS encoding histidine phosphatase family protein → MALHLLPKSMFEAIDLLPDASTPVTLFTRHSLRELVNGKGLAGYDLQLTEQGRELAYAWGQYLIKNTDRAIQHCISSPIQRCVDTAALMIEGADVVHEKVNTHTIEIVEQRLLVEPGSFVLDIQQAAPYFRKQGALGFINSFVNNALPGMKHPITGVFDVLELLYHTHPTHQNGLSLAVSHDTILAAIIAIISGKNQIEQADWPDMMEGLFVWFEGEDFANSKLKWIWRGQREELLIKHFHDPS, encoded by the coding sequence ATGGCTTTGCATTTATTACCCAAAAGCATGTTTGAAGCAATTGATTTACTTCCAGATGCTTCAACACCTGTAACTTTATTCACGCGCCATTCATTGCGTGAATTGGTGAATGGGAAAGGTTTGGCGGGGTATGATTTGCAGTTAACTGAGCAAGGGCGAGAGCTTGCTTATGCTTGGGGACAATATTTAATTAAGAATACGGATCGAGCAATTCAACATTGTATTTCAAGTCCGATACAACGATGTGTGGATACCGCTGCTTTGATGATCGAGGGGGCTGATGTTGTTCATGAGAAGGTAAATACACATACCATTGAGATCGTGGAACAGCGTTTGTTGGTCGAGCCAGGTAGTTTTGTTCTTGATATTCAGCAGGCAGCACCTTATTTTCGTAAACAGGGTGCATTAGGCTTTATTAATAGTTTTGTGAACAATGCATTGCCTGGAATGAAGCATCCAATTACAGGTGTTTTTGATGTATTGGAATTACTGTACCACACTCATCCCACACATCAGAATGGTTTGAGCTTAGCCGTCAGTCATGACACGATACTCGCAGCAATTATTGCTATAATCTCTGGCAAGAATCAAATTGAACAAGCGGATTGGCCTGATATGATGGAAGGTTTGTTCGTGTGGTTTGAGGGTGAAGATTTTGCAAATAGCAAGCTTAAATGGATTTGGCGTGGTCAAAGAGAAGAGTTGCTGATTAAGCATTTTCATGATCCTTCATAA
- a CDS encoding M66 family metalloprotease, protein MQLRLKYLAVCLLPATLFACGGGGGDAGDNNKSENTTTPPIINKYPEPTKDVVDDSIIGFYDYDKSEQTRVLRNDLNGDFMAMVQFAQSHVVNPKNNEKDWMPRLTAEKDALLLVTPLADMGDIQALQAEIYDGQKRLRTIDLIEPTRIPASDQSNTDGRPKVSYSKRAWSAALNWDEIRAGLNIRIIDPTNNRAGVLPAENIDFAVPGELVLHNIRLGLLTEPPKSTGHYMLLEPAKAGTDYFQTIPAARMVVAKYDDLKLDKVMVASGVIYDAASDTTGDVYSGDMRENTAKSTFGVGINLANWGITSASMASQEQPQLTQSLVAHHARGKYSNGDVTHGLSGGNGMLTLIDSIGNEFSHEIGHHYGLGHYPGSVGDNMFWAAHHADSGWGYIAFRNKMRGNLNWTSTKLSDGKNGVPNFLNQYAYGWDAMSGGDSASSISKYTHYTGYSTYSKIQPAFDRHVWDESSPTGYKKWNTITRQMEVSQPKVPSSKNVWYNSTDGNYLKPRLFGVPVYTILGGYDPVNQVGLIYPAAKGNWGNVFNLSQVDTNAKSANCWLNIQFPKSSQNIALAPQRVNVGSNANKFHINLAQADAPQTVNLYCRKANEDATLLSSITIPAHDVVSDPYVEIGKQAGYSALRAIELPRLEQALLANKGRVVMTLSAESKLLLETYQSFIGQLSADAQKEMLRYNQQQEKMYRLNRWMNVYSSDLHKTEPEAVQAFNRFVEKLGLTNDLELGSATPLMNRTHCLKAEQLESGVLNTYISGAVGCSGDDSEKWIYDANGKIHNNKYIGQCLTTGAGNVIHLLPCGNLANQIWTVDYAAQTIKQSNQCFDLEGGYLTNNRARLIRYACTGGGNQKWTIPLINNSLILAELSAKNLVLAELLLRKDGLKN, encoded by the coding sequence ATGCAATTACGCCTAAAGTATTTAGCTGTTTGTCTTCTGCCTGCTACTTTATTTGCCTGTGGTGGAGGTGGAGGGGACGCAGGTGACAATAATAAAAGTGAAAATACCACCACACCTCCTATTATAAATAAATACCCTGAACCAACGAAAGATGTGGTCGATGATTCTATTATTGGGTTCTATGATTATGATAAATCTGAACAAACACGCGTATTAAGAAATGATTTAAATGGAGATTTCATGGCGATGGTGCAATTTGCGCAAAGTCATGTGGTGAATCCAAAAAATAATGAAAAAGATTGGATGCCGAGACTTACGGCTGAAAAAGATGCTCTTTTATTGGTTACACCTCTGGCTGATATGGGTGACATTCAAGCTTTACAAGCAGAGATTTATGATGGTCAGAAACGTTTAAGAACGATAGATTTAATTGAGCCGACACGAATTCCAGCATCAGATCAATCTAACACTGATGGTCGCCCAAAGGTAAGCTATTCAAAACGAGCATGGAGTGCAGCATTAAACTGGGATGAAATTCGTGCAGGTTTAAACATCCGAATTATAGATCCTACGAATAATCGTGCTGGTGTTTTGCCGGCAGAAAATATTGATTTTGCTGTACCTGGAGAATTGGTGCTTCATAACATTCGACTGGGATTACTCACTGAGCCACCTAAATCAACAGGTCACTATATGTTATTAGAGCCTGCAAAAGCAGGGACGGACTATTTTCAAACGATTCCAGCTGCACGTATGGTGGTCGCGAAGTATGATGATTTAAAGCTAGATAAAGTAATGGTTGCTAGTGGCGTTATTTACGATGCAGCTAGCGACACTACGGGTGACGTGTATAGTGGTGATATGCGTGAAAATACAGCAAAATCTACTTTTGGTGTTGGTATTAATCTCGCTAACTGGGGGATTACCAGTGCATCCATGGCAAGCCAAGAACAACCACAACTTACACAAAGCCTTGTTGCTCACCATGCTCGTGGTAAATATAGCAATGGTGATGTCACACACGGTTTGAGTGGTGGAAACGGTATGCTGACTTTAATTGATTCGATTGGTAACGAATTTAGTCATGAAATTGGACATCACTATGGCTTGGGGCATTATCCGGGTTCTGTAGGAGACAATATGTTTTGGGCAGCGCATCATGCGGATAGTGGTTGGGGGTATATTGCTTTTCGAAATAAGATGCGTGGTAATTTAAATTGGACGTCGACTAAATTATCTGATGGTAAAAATGGTGTACCCAACTTCTTGAATCAATATGCTTATGGTTGGGATGCAATGTCAGGTGGTGATAGTGCAAGTAGTATCTCAAAATATACGCACTATACTGGTTATAGTACCTATTCAAAGATTCAACCTGCTTTTGATCGTCATGTTTGGGATGAATCCTCTCCAACAGGTTATAAAAAATGGAATACCATAACTCGACAAATGGAAGTATCACAGCCCAAAGTGCCTTCTTCGAAAAATGTTTGGTATAACAGCACGGATGGGAACTACTTGAAACCACGGTTGTTTGGCGTTCCCGTTTATACGATTTTAGGAGGTTATGATCCGGTTAATCAGGTCGGATTGATTTATCCTGCGGCTAAAGGTAATTGGGGAAATGTATTTAACTTATCTCAAGTTGATACAAATGCTAAGTCGGCAAATTGTTGGCTTAATATTCAATTTCCTAAAAGTTCTCAGAATATAGCTTTAGCGCCACAGCGCGTAAATGTTGGAAGTAATGCAAATAAATTCCACATTAATCTTGCGCAAGCTGATGCACCTCAAACTGTGAATTTGTATTGTAGAAAAGCAAATGAAGATGCAACACTACTATCAAGTATTACAATACCCGCACATGACGTAGTATCAGATCCGTATGTGGAAATTGGCAAACAAGCTGGTTATTCGGCGCTTAGGGCAATTGAGTTACCACGGCTTGAACAGGCTTTGCTTGCCAATAAAGGTCGAGTGGTGATGACGCTTTCGGCTGAGTCAAAGTTATTGCTAGAAACCTATCAATCATTTATAGGGCAATTGTCTGCTGACGCTCAGAAGGAAATGCTTCGTTATAATCAGCAGCAAGAAAAAATGTATCGCTTGAATCGCTGGATGAATGTTTATTCTTCAGACTTGCATAAGACTGAACCTGAAGCTGTACAGGCCTTCAATAGATTTGTTGAGAAACTTGGCTTAACCAATGATTTAGAACTCGGTTCTGCGACTCCATTGATGAATAGAACCCATTGCCTTAAAGCTGAGCAATTAGAAAGTGGCGTCTTAAATACTTATATAAGTGGTGCAGTTGGCTGTTCAGGGGATGATTCTGAAAAATGGATCTATGATGCCAATGGCAAAATTCATAATAATAAATATATAGGCCAATGTTTAACAACTGGTGCGGGTAATGTTATTCATTTATTGCCATGCGGTAATTTAGCAAATCAGATTTGGACAGTTGATTATGCTGCACAGACCATCAAGCAATCCAACCAATGTTTCGATTTGGAAGGTGGTTATTTGACCAATAATCGAGCACGTCTGATTCGCTATGCATGTACGGGAGGTGGCAATCAAAAGTGGACGATTCCATTGATCAACAATAGCTTAATACTTGCAGAGTTATCTGCAAAGAATTTAGTGTTAGCGGAACTGTTGTTAAGAAAAGATGGATTAAAAAATTAG
- the rpsT gene encoding 30S ribosomal protein S20 gives MANSAQAKKRARQNVKARKHNASLRSMVRTYIKRTVNAIAAGDYTVATEAYKKAVPVIDRMADKGIIHKNKAARHKSRLNAQVKALAN, from the coding sequence GTGGCAAACTCTGCTCAAGCTAAAAAACGTGCTCGTCAAAACGTTAAAGCACGTAAACACAACGCAAGCTTGCGTTCTATGGTTCGTACTTACATCAAACGTACAGTAAATGCGATCGCTGCTGGTGATTATACAGTTGCTACAGAAGCTTATAAAAAAGCTGTTCCTGTAATCGACCGTATGGCTGATAAAGGCATCATCCACAAAAACAAAGCTGCTCGTCATAAGAGCCGCTTAAATGCTCAAGTTAAAGCATTAGCTAACTAA
- a CDS encoding NAD(P)H-binding protein, producing the protein MSKADKKAIIIGATGLVGQALISELQQSDSFDSITAVVRKKSDTLATYSKVDQLVVEDFLLLNDEDVNAHTHAFSCLGSTIKQAGSKEAFYAIDYEINAHFADLIQDKNIHFLIVSALGANANSPVFYNKVKGELEDYLKSLSIFKLSIFQPSLLIGKRSDVRFLEDMAQTAFKLIEKKWTKPFKFKPVTAEQLAHTMVVAAQTQSAAFKLYDNLAIQQTQ; encoded by the coding sequence ATGAGCAAAGCAGATAAAAAAGCAATTATTATTGGTGCAACTGGCTTGGTTGGTCAGGCGTTGATTAGTGAATTGCAACAGTCAGATAGCTTTGATTCTATAACTGCTGTTGTTAGGAAAAAATCAGATACATTAGCTACTTACAGTAAGGTTGATCAGTTGGTTGTTGAAGACTTTTTATTGTTGAATGATGAAGATGTGAATGCTCACACCCATGCATTTAGTTGTTTAGGTAGTACCATAAAACAGGCTGGTTCTAAAGAGGCTTTTTATGCGATTGATTATGAAATTAATGCACATTTTGCAGATTTAATCCAAGATAAAAATATTCATTTTTTGATTGTAAGTGCTTTGGGGGCGAACGCAAATTCACCTGTTTTTTACAATAAAGTCAAAGGAGAGTTAGAGGATTATTTAAAAAGCTTGTCAATTTTTAAGCTTTCGATATTTCAACCTTCACTTTTGATTGGTAAACGTAGTGATGTGCGATTTTTAGAAGATATGGCACAGACAGCCTTTAAATTGATCGAAAAAAAGTGGACGAAGCCGTTTAAATTTAAGCCTGTCACAGCCGAACAATTGGCGCATACTATGGTGGTTGCAGCACAAACACAGTCCGCTGCATTTAAACTGTATGATAATTTAGCGATACAACAAACCCAATAA
- the rraA gene encoding ribonuclease E activity regulator RraA: protein MTTVPFVTCDLLDDNPEKNLQVVIPSLDGKFFKSYGARKSFGGEVVTVKCFEDNSRVKELLATEGTGKVLVVDGGASMRCALMGDMIAESAVKNKWNGVVIYGCVRDVDALAELDLGVHALAAIPQKSNRKGIGEVDSTLYFGGVTINSGDYIYADNNGIVIAKEKLVDC, encoded by the coding sequence ATGACAACTGTACCTTTTGTAACGTGCGATTTGTTAGATGATAATCCTGAAAAGAACTTACAAGTGGTGATTCCTTCTTTAGATGGTAAATTCTTTAAAAGTTATGGAGCACGTAAAAGTTTTGGTGGTGAAGTTGTTACGGTTAAATGCTTTGAAGATAACTCTAGAGTGAAAGAGCTATTAGCAACAGAGGGTACTGGTAAAGTGCTCGTTGTGGATGGAGGGGCTTCAATGCGTTGTGCGTTGATGGGAGACATGATCGCTGAGTCAGCTGTAAAGAATAAGTGGAATGGTGTGGTGATTTACGGTTGTGTACGCGATGTAGATGCATTAGCAGAACTTGATTTGGGTGTTCATGCATTGGCAGCAATCCCTCAAAAAAGTAATCGTAAAGGCATTGGTGAGGTTGATAGTACGCTGTATTTTGGTGGTGTAACAATCAATTCTGGTGATTATATCTATGCAGATAACAATGGAATTGTGATTGCCAAAGAAAAACTAGTCGACTGCTAA
- a CDS encoding glutathione S-transferase N-terminal domain-containing protein — MLKMVSHQFKVLQSVAATLIEGGRGVSGTPFPNQPEKTIKLYEFEGSPFCRRVREVITLLNLDVEIYPCPKGGEKYRQIVKHKGGKKQFPFLIDENTGDQLYESQEIIHHLFKHYGKTGQTPKKYSRYPKLPYVSTLATVANAARGVWINKKITHRPAPEQLLELWSFEASPYTRLVREVLCELELPYVLHNVPKERWQDMGPAVLRLKPGQYIPLPNGKREKTVEIMGRDIQVPYLVDPNTGVKMFESAKIVEYLKKQYGQ; from the coding sequence ATGCTTAAAATGGTGAGCCATCAATTTAAAGTTTTACAATCAGTAGCTGCAACCCTTATCGAAGGTGGGCGTGGTGTATCAGGAACACCATTTCCAAATCAGCCTGAAAAAACAATCAAGCTATATGAATTTGAAGGTTCACCATTTTGCAGACGTGTACGTGAAGTGATTACACTCCTGAATTTAGATGTTGAAATTTATCCTTGTCCTAAAGGGGGCGAAAAATACCGCCAAATCGTAAAGCATAAAGGTGGAAAAAAGCAGTTTCCATTTTTAATTGATGAAAATACAGGTGATCAGTTATATGAGTCACAAGAGATCATTCATCACTTATTTAAGCATTATGGAAAAACGGGACAAACGCCAAAAAAATATAGTCGTTATCCGAAATTGCCTTATGTTTCGACTTTAGCGACGGTCGCAAATGCAGCAAGAGGGGTTTGGATTAATAAGAAAATTACTCATCGCCCAGCGCCAGAACAGCTTTTAGAGCTGTGGAGCTTTGAGGCGAGTCCATATACACGTTTAGTCCGTGAAGTATTGTGTGAATTAGAATTGCCTTATGTTTTACATAACGTACCGAAAGAGCGCTGGCAAGATATGGGACCTGCAGTTTTGCGGTTGAAACCAGGTCAATATATTCCATTGCCAAATGGTAAGCGTGAGAAGACTGTAGAAATTATGGGGCGTGATATTCAGGTTCCATATTTAGTTGATCCAAACACAGGTGTGAAAATGTTTGAATCAGCTAAAATTGTTGAATATCTAAAGAAACAGTACGGACAATAA
- a CDS encoding acetyl-CoA C-acetyltransferase, producing MSKTTQENPAVENSAEENVSNTSKATSTRSKSTSTTPKAASTTTKTTRTRSTSRSTKSTASSATTKAATAKTTKPSVQQDKTMSQNTVRRVAIIGGNRIPFARSNGAYFTASNMDMFTAALNGLVERFNLQGQRLGEVVAGAVLKHSRDFNMTRECVLNTQLAPETPAYDIQQACGTGLQAAFLVANKIALGQIEVGIAGGVDTTSDAPIAFGDGLRKALLELNIAKTGKDRLKALKKINLKDLMDAPKNGEPRTGLAMGDHAAITALEWGITREDQDALAASSHQKMAKAYEEGFFDDLITPFLGLNRDNNLRADSSVEKLAKLKPVFGKGEAATMTAGNSTPLTDGASCVLLASEEWAKANGHEVLAYLTFSETAAVDFVGKKEGLLMAPAYAVPRMLERAGLKLQDFDYYEIHEAFASQVLSTLKAWEDEKFCKERLGLEAPLGSIDLSKLNVKGSSLAAGHPFAATGGRIIATAAKLLNQKGSGRILVSICAAGGQGVTAIIEK from the coding sequence ATGAGCAAAACAACTCAAGAAAATCCAGCAGTCGAGAATTCTGCTGAAGAGAATGTGTCAAATACATCAAAAGCAACTTCGACCAGAAGTAAAAGTACGAGCACTACTCCTAAAGCAGCAAGTACGACAACTAAAACGACTCGCACTCGTTCTACTAGTCGTAGCACAAAAAGCACTGCTTCTTCTGCAACTACAAAAGCAGCCACAGCCAAAACAACCAAACCTTCTGTTCAACAGGATAAAACCATGAGCCAAAACACCGTTCGTCGTGTAGCCATTATTGGCGGTAACCGTATTCCATTCGCTCGTTCAAACGGCGCATATTTCACTGCTTCAAACATGGATATGTTCACCGCAGCATTAAATGGCTTAGTTGAGCGTTTTAATCTACAAGGCCAACGTTTAGGTGAAGTTGTTGCGGGCGCAGTATTAAAACATAGTCGTGACTTCAACATGACACGCGAGTGTGTTTTAAATACTCAACTTGCACCAGAAACTCCAGCTTACGATATTCAACAAGCATGTGGTACTGGTTTACAAGCTGCCTTCCTTGTTGCAAACAAAATTGCTTTAGGCCAAATCGAAGTCGGTATTGCAGGTGGTGTAGACACGACTTCTGATGCACCGATCGCTTTTGGTGATGGTTTACGTAAAGCTTTACTTGAGTTGAACATTGCTAAAACAGGTAAAGATCGCTTAAAAGCATTGAAAAAAATTAATCTTAAAGACCTCATGGATGCGCCTAAGAATGGTGAACCACGTACTGGCCTTGCGATGGGCGATCATGCTGCAATTACAGCTTTAGAATGGGGTATCACTCGCGAAGATCAAGATGCTTTAGCTGCATCTTCTCACCAAAAAATGGCGAAAGCATACGAAGAAGGTTTCTTCGATGACCTAATCACACCATTCCTAGGTTTAAATCGTGACAACAACTTACGTGCTGACTCTAGTGTTGAAAAATTAGCAAAATTAAAACCAGTATTTGGTAAAGGCGAAGCTGCAACGATGACAGCGGGTAACTCTACTCCACTGACTGATGGCGCATCATGTGTACTTTTAGCTTCTGAAGAATGGGCTAAAGCAAATGGTCACGAAGTTCTTGCTTACTTAACTTTCTCTGAAACAGCTGCAGTTGATTTCGTTGGTAAAAAAGAAGGCTTATTGATGGCTCCTGCTTATGCTGTTCCGCGTATGCTTGAACGTGCTGGTCTTAAACTTCAAGATTTTGACTACTATGAAATCCACGAAGCATTTGCTTCACAAGTACTTTCTACATTGAAAGCTTGGGAAGATGAGAAATTCTGTAAAGAGCGTTTAGGTTTAGAAGCTCCTTTAGGTTCAATTGATCTTAGCAAATTAAACGTTAAAGGTTCTTCTTTAGCTGCTGGTCACCCATTCGCCGCAACTGGTGGTCGTATCATCGCAACCGCCGCAAAACTCCTTAACCAAAAAGGTTCAGGTCGTATCTTAGTTTCGATCTGTGCTGCTGGTGGTCAAGGTGTAACAGCAATTATTGAAAAATAA
- a CDS encoding 3-oxoacyl-ACP reductase, with amino-acid sequence MTDQYQAFTQSPLGKFVVKNLGLPSPAALDRFENAQPVVNGAVLLGAAPSSTISASIAQILSNIHADSYVGNNVELQQTAAKVGLNLRPLNADDKESKFKAVVFDASGIQNSEQLKELYNFFNPIARQISSSGRVIVIGTTPETAKTVKQAIAQRALEGFIKSVGKEFKKGITAQVVYVDQGAEANLESTLRFLISPRSAYVSGQVIRVSKADNVDLDWAKPLAGKTALVTGASRGIGEAIANVLARDGAHVICLDVPQQQADLERVAGSIGGSVLAIDITAADAGEKIKTAAAKQGGLDVIVHNAGITRDKTLANMKPELWDLVININLSAIERVNDYLLSNDGLNANGRIVCVSSISGIAGNLGQTNYAVSKAGVIGLVKFTAPTLKNGITINAVAPGFIETQMTAAIPFAIREAGRRMNSMNQGGLPVDVAEAIAWFASTGSTGVTGNVVRVCGQSLLGA; translated from the coding sequence ATGACTGATCAATACCAAGCATTTACACAATCTCCTTTGGGTAAATTTGTTGTAAAAAATTTAGGTTTGCCATCGCCAGCTGCTCTAGACCGTTTTGAAAATGCGCAACCCGTTGTAAATGGTGCAGTATTGCTTGGCGCAGCACCTTCAAGCACGATTTCTGCTTCTATTGCTCAAATTCTTAGCAATATTCATGCAGACAGCTATGTTGGTAACAATGTTGAATTGCAACAAACTGCTGCAAAAGTGGGTTTAAATCTACGTCCTCTAAATGCAGATGATAAAGAGTCTAAATTTAAAGCAGTTGTATTCGACGCTTCTGGTATTCAAAATTCAGAACAATTAAAAGAGTTATACAATTTCTTTAATCCTATCGCTCGTCAAATATCAAGCTCTGGCCGTGTAATTGTGATTGGTACAACGCCTGAAACAGCTAAAACTGTAAAACAAGCAATTGCACAACGTGCACTTGAAGGTTTTATCAAGTCTGTTGGTAAAGAATTCAAAAAGGGTATCACTGCTCAAGTAGTTTATGTTGATCAAGGTGCTGAAGCAAATCTTGAATCAACTTTACGTTTCTTAATTTCTCCTCGTTCTGCATACGTTTCTGGTCAAGTGATTCGAGTATCTAAAGCAGATAATGTTGACCTAGATTGGGCTAAACCTTTAGCAGGTAAAACTGCTTTAGTTACTGGTGCAAGCCGTGGTATCGGTGAAGCGATTGCAAATGTATTGGCACGCGACGGCGCACATGTAATTTGTTTAGATGTTCCACAACAACAAGCTGACTTAGAGCGTGTTGCTGGTTCTATCGGTGGTTCAGTATTAGCAATCGATATTACTGCTGCTGATGCAGGTGAGAAAATCAAAACTGCTGCTGCGAAGCAGGGCGGTTTGGACGTGATTGTTCATAATGCGGGTATTACTCGTGATAAAACTTTGGCGAATATGAAGCCTGAGCTTTGGGATCTTGTAATCAACATCAACTTATCAGCAATTGAGCGTGTTAACGATTACTTACTATCTAATGATGGTTTAAATGCAAATGGTCGTATCGTTTGTGTATCATCTATCAGTGGTATCGCTGGTAACCTAGGTCAAACGAACTATGCTGTTTCTAAAGCAGGTGTAATTGGCTTGGTTAAATTTACTGCACCAACTTTGAAGAACGGTATTACGATCAATGCGGTTGCACCTGGTTTTATCGAAACTCAAATGACTGCTGCGATTCCTTTTGCGATTCGTGAAGCGGGTCGTCGTATGAACTCAATGAACCAAGGCGGTTTACCTGTAGATGTAGCTGAGGCAATTGCATGGTTTGCTTCAACTGGTTCAACAGGCGTTACGGGTAATGTCGTACGTGTTTGTGGTCAAAGCTTATTAGGTGCGTAA
- a CDS encoding MaoC family dehydratase produces MNTRHFSELPKPYLAYPKVIQGLIFKKPKGEKVLPQVEYVVDTLKIDTKHLENYNEICGFKNDGFVPAIYLAVLSQSLQMHMMTSEAFPFAILGLVHIRNQIKQTRKIGVNEQIKLSCKFGDLKPHDKGLQFDFITTAKVGGEVVMESLTTYLSRQKVEKKAVEKAKETQEPAYQPQEEWNISENTGRRYAMISGDFNLIHIHAVTAKAFGFKQAIAHGMWSKAKALANVQLPDAYEADVWFKLPMYLPSTVEFLTANEAKQTEFLIRNLKSKKPHVAGTVKAI; encoded by the coding sequence ATGAACACTCGTCATTTTAGTGAATTGCCAAAACCTTATTTAGCTTATCCAAAAGTTATTCAAGGTTTAATTTTTAAAAAGCCAAAAGGCGAAAAAGTATTACCGCAAGTAGAATATGTGGTGGATACACTTAAAATTGATACGAAACATTTAGAAAACTATAACGAAATTTGCGGTTTTAAAAATGACGGTTTTGTGCCAGCAATTTATTTAGCTGTACTATCTCAAAGTTTACAAATGCATATGATGACCAGTGAAGCATTTCCATTTGCAATTTTGGGTTTGGTTCATATTCGTAACCAAATTAAACAAACTCGTAAAATTGGTGTGAATGAGCAAATTAAGCTTTCTTGCAAATTTGGTGATCTTAAACCACATGATAAAGGCTTACAGTTTGACTTTATAACGACTGCAAAAGTTGGTGGTGAGGTTGTAATGGAAAGCTTAACAACTTACTTATCTCGTCAAAAAGTTGAGAAAAAAGCTGTTGAGAAGGCGAAAGAAACCCAAGAGCCAGCGTATCAACCACAAGAAGAATGGAATATTTCTGAGAATACAGGTCGTCGTTATGCGATGATCTCAGGTGACTTTAATTTGATTCATATCCATGCAGTTACTGCAAAAGCTTTCGGTTTTAAGCAAGCAATTGCGCATGGGATGTGGAGTAAAGCTAAAGCTTTAGCAAATGTCCAACTTCCAGATGCTTATGAAGCGGATGTGTGGTTTAAATTACCAATGTATTTACCATCAACAGTTGAGTTTTTAACAGCGAATGAAGCGAAGCAAACTGAATTTTTGATACGTAATTTGAAATCTAAAAAGCCACATGTCGCTGGAACAGTAAAAGCAATTTAA